In the Vitis vinifera cultivar Pinot Noir 40024 chromosome 2, ASM3070453v1 genome, one interval contains:
- the LOC100264431 gene encoding FAM10 family protein At4g22670 isoform X1, with the protein MDGDKLDQLKQFIEQCKADPSILSNPTLSFFRDYLESLGADLPPSAYKSGDSKSKNYVVEESDEEMADLQDPQEEGDDSDIVESDVELEGDTVDPDNDPPQKMGDPTVEVSEEDRDASQMAKGQAMEAISEGKLEEAIGHLTEAILLNPTSAIMYGTRASVYIKMKKPNAAIRDANAALEINPDSAKGYKSRGIARAMLGQWEEAAKDLHLASKLDYDEEISAVLKKVEPNAHRIEEHRRKYERLRKEKEDKKIERERQRRRAQAQAAYEKAKKQEQSSSSRTHEGMPEGFPGGMPEGFPGGMPEGFPGGMPGGFPGGMPGGFPGGMPGGFPGGMPGGSPGGMPGGMPGNVDYSKILNDPELMAAFKDPEVMSALQDVMKNLSHSNLSHPILPLNPCHPLFQPVSLAISTGS; encoded by the exons ATGGATGGCGATAAGCTCGACCAGTTGAAGCAATTCATCGAACAGTGCAAAGCTGATCCATCCATTCTCAGCAATCCTACGCTTTCCTTTTTCCGCGACTACTTGGAGAG TCTGGGTGCTGATCTTCCTCCTTCTGCTTACAAGAGTGGAGATTCGAAATCG AAAAACTATGTGGTGGAGGAGAGCGATGAGGAAATGGCGGACCTCCAAGACCCGCAAGAGGAAGGGGACGACAGCGATATAGTCGAGTCCGATGTTGAGCTCGAAGGCGATACTGTTGATCCTGATAATGATCCGCCGCAAAAG ATGGGGGACCCAACAGTGGAGGTTTCGGAAGAAGATCGTGATGCTTCTCAAATGGCAAAAGGGCAAGCCATGGAAGCTATTTCCGAAG GTAAGTTGGAGGAAGCAATTGGGCATCTGACTGAGGCGATTTTGCTCAACCCAACATCAGCAATTATGTATGGAACCAGAG CTAGTGTGTACATCAAAATGAAGAAGCCCAATGCTGCTATCCGGGATGCCAATGCAGCTTTAGAG ATTAATCCAGATTCTGCTAAAGGGTACAAGTCCCGTGGCATAGCAAGAGCAATGCTCGGCCAGTGGGAAGAGGCAGCAAAGGATCTCCACTTGGCGTCAAAGTTAGATTATGATGAGGAGATAAGTGCTGTACTTAAGAAG GTTGAGCCTAATGCACACAGGATCGAGGAACACCGTAGGAAGTATGAAAGGTTGCGCAAAGAAAAAGAGGACAAGAAGATTGAACGTGAGAGACAACGTCGACGGGCTCAAGCTCAG GCTGCATATGAGAAGGCTAAGAAGCAAGAGCAGTCATCATCCAGTAGAACTCATGAAGGCATGCCAGAAGGTTTTCCTGGGGGAATGCCGGAAGGTTTTCCTGGGGGGATGCCGGAAGGTTTTCCTGGGGGAATGCCGGGAGGTTTTCCTGGGGGAATGCCTGGCGGTTTTCCTGGGGGAATGCCAGGAGGCTTTCCTGGGGGTATGCCTGGAGGATCCCCTGGTGGCATGCCAGGGGGGATGCCTGGAAACGTTGATTATAGCAAAATATTGAAT GATCCTGAACTAATGGCAGCATTCAAAGATCCAGAAGTGATGTCAGCTCTTCAAGATG TGATGAAGAACCTGAGTCATTCGAACCTGAGTCACCCAATTTTACCACTGAACCCATGTCATCCCTTGTTCCAGCCAGTGTCACTCGCAATTTCCACAGGTTCCTAA
- the LOC100264431 gene encoding FAM10 family protein At4g22670 isoform X2: MDGDKLDQLKQFIEQCKADPSILSNPTLSFFRDYLESLGADLPPSAYKSGDSKSKNYVVEESDEEMADLQDPQEEGDDSDIVESDVELEGDTVDPDNDPPQKMGDPTVEVSEEDRDASQMAKGQAMEAISEGKLEEAIGHLTEAILLNPTSAIMYGTRASVYIKMKKPNAAIRDANAALEINPDSAKGYKSRGIARAMLGQWEEAAKDLHLASKLDYDEEISAVLKKVEPNAHRIEEHRRKYERLRKEKEDKKIERERQRRRAQAQAAYEKAKKQEQSSSSRTHEGMPEGFPGGMPEGFPGGMPEGFPGGMPGGFPGGMPGGFPGGMPGGFPGGMPGGSPGGMPGGMPGNVDYSKILNDPELMAAFKDPEVMSALQDVMKNPANLAKHQANPKVAPVIAKMMAKFAGPK, from the exons ATGGATGGCGATAAGCTCGACCAGTTGAAGCAATTCATCGAACAGTGCAAAGCTGATCCATCCATTCTCAGCAATCCTACGCTTTCCTTTTTCCGCGACTACTTGGAGAG TCTGGGTGCTGATCTTCCTCCTTCTGCTTACAAGAGTGGAGATTCGAAATCG AAAAACTATGTGGTGGAGGAGAGCGATGAGGAAATGGCGGACCTCCAAGACCCGCAAGAGGAAGGGGACGACAGCGATATAGTCGAGTCCGATGTTGAGCTCGAAGGCGATACTGTTGATCCTGATAATGATCCGCCGCAAAAG ATGGGGGACCCAACAGTGGAGGTTTCGGAAGAAGATCGTGATGCTTCTCAAATGGCAAAAGGGCAAGCCATGGAAGCTATTTCCGAAG GTAAGTTGGAGGAAGCAATTGGGCATCTGACTGAGGCGATTTTGCTCAACCCAACATCAGCAATTATGTATGGAACCAGAG CTAGTGTGTACATCAAAATGAAGAAGCCCAATGCTGCTATCCGGGATGCCAATGCAGCTTTAGAG ATTAATCCAGATTCTGCTAAAGGGTACAAGTCCCGTGGCATAGCAAGAGCAATGCTCGGCCAGTGGGAAGAGGCAGCAAAGGATCTCCACTTGGCGTCAAAGTTAGATTATGATGAGGAGATAAGTGCTGTACTTAAGAAG GTTGAGCCTAATGCACACAGGATCGAGGAACACCGTAGGAAGTATGAAAGGTTGCGCAAAGAAAAAGAGGACAAGAAGATTGAACGTGAGAGACAACGTCGACGGGCTCAAGCTCAG GCTGCATATGAGAAGGCTAAGAAGCAAGAGCAGTCATCATCCAGTAGAACTCATGAAGGCATGCCAGAAGGTTTTCCTGGGGGAATGCCGGAAGGTTTTCCTGGGGGGATGCCGGAAGGTTTTCCTGGGGGAATGCCGGGAGGTTTTCCTGGGGGAATGCCTGGCGGTTTTCCTGGGGGAATGCCAGGAGGCTTTCCTGGGGGTATGCCTGGAGGATCCCCTGGTGGCATGCCAGGGGGGATGCCTGGAAACGTTGATTATAGCAAAATATTGAAT GATCCTGAACTAATGGCAGCATTCAAAGATCCAGAAGTGATGTCAGCTCTTCAAGATG